From the Thermovirga lienii DSM 17291 genome, one window contains:
- a CDS encoding riboflavin synthase alpha chain (PFAM: Lumazine binding domain~TIGRFAM: riboflavin synthase, alpha subunit~COGs: COG0307 Riboflavin synthase alpha chain~InterPro IPR001783~KEGG: aco:Amico_0999 riboflavin synthase, alpha subunit~PFAM: Lumazine-binding protein~PRIAM: Riboflavin synthase~SPTR: Riboflavin synthase, alpha subunit;~TIGRFAM: riboflavin synthase, alpha subunit), protein MFTGLIEDVGKITSIIARGDVTVVEIGDTFIASELKRGSSVAVSGACLTVVEVVSSNRFKVEIMEETRNRTTLSKARIGLRVNLERALPVQGRFDGHIVTGHVDTLGEVVDIVDKGRTRQIFIKVPSEWVKYIVEKGSVAVDGVSLTVISVEGDTFSVGLIPTTLADTTIGSVRKGDRVNIECDILAKYIARLISSDNKSPPSDEGSYGLSLERLRELGW, encoded by the coding sequence ATGTTCACAGGACTTATTGAGGATGTAGGTAAGATAACATCCATAATTGCAAGAGGTGATGTTACCGTTGTTGAAATAGGAGATACATTCATTGCCTCGGAACTAAAAAGAGGAAGCTCTGTTGCTGTGTCTGGAGCTTGTCTCACCGTGGTGGAGGTTGTATCTTCTAACAGGTTCAAGGTGGAGATTATGGAAGAGACCAGGAATAGGACCACGTTAAGCAAGGCTAGAATAGGCTTGAGGGTAAACCTTGAGAGGGCCCTTCCTGTGCAGGGGCGTTTCGATGGTCACATAGTGACCGGTCATGTGGATACATTAGGAGAGGTAGTGGATATAGTAGATAAGGGTAGGACCCGACAGATTTTCATAAAGGTTCCCTCGGAGTGGGTTAAATATATAGTGGAGAAAGGCTCTGTTGCTGTGGATGGGGTAAGCCTCACCGTGATAAGTGTGGAAGGTGATACCTTTAGCGTAGGGCTTATACCTACCACTCTTGCAGATACCACTATAGGAAGCGTACGTAAAGGGGACAGGGTTAACATAGAGTGTGATATATTGGCTAAATATATTGCAAGGTTGATAAGCAGCGATAATAAATCACCCCCCTCTGATGAAGGCAGTTATGGCTTGAGTTTGGAGCGACTCAGAGAGCTTGGGTGGTAA
- a CDS encoding seryl-tRNA synthetase (PFAM: Seryl-tRNA synthetase N-terminal domain; tRNA synthetase class II core domain (G, H, P, S and T)~TIGRFAM: seryl-tRNA synthetase~COGs: COG0172 Seryl-tRNA synthetase~InterProIPR002317: IPR006195: IPR015866: IPR002314: IPR 018156~KEGG: aco:Amico_0996 seryl-tRNA synthetase~PFAM: tRNA synthetase class II (G H P and S); Seryl-tRNA synthetase, class IIa-like~PRIAM: Serine--tRNA ligase~SPTR: Seryl-tRNA synthetase;~TIGRFAM: seryl-tRNA synthetase), producing the protein MLDIRLFRDNLEGLKQMLKNRGYDYPVEEVASLDEERRRILVEVEELKAERNRGSKEVAEAKAKGMDVTHLKERMKSIGAKIKELDEKLSKIEKKLEEHLLRIPNWPHSSVPIGPDETYNVEIRRWGEPKEFEFPPKPHWEIGESLGILDFQRGVMLAESRFTVLVGLGAKLERALINFMLDLHTKEHGFKEIEPPFLVNSETMQGTGQLPKFADDLYSCAGEDLWLIPTAEVPLTNMHRGEILSESSLPLYYTAYTPCFRREAGSHGRDVRGMLRQHQFDKVELVKICTPEKSYEELESLTQAAERVLQLLELPYRVVCLSTGDMGFAASKTYDIEVWLPSQGKYREISSCSNCEDFQARRMNMRYKPSEGGKSRFVHTLNGSGVAVGRCLIAIMENYQQEDGSFIVPEVLRPYMGGIERIG; encoded by the coding sequence ATGCTTGATATTCGGCTTTTTAGGGATAACCTAGAGGGTTTGAAGCAAATGCTCAAGAATAGGGGCTATGATTATCCTGTCGAAGAGGTTGCATCTTTGGATGAAGAAAGACGGCGGATATTGGTTGAGGTAGAGGAGCTAAAGGCTGAACGTAATAGAGGCTCAAAAGAAGTTGCAGAGGCCAAGGCGAAGGGAATGGATGTAACTCATCTGAAGGAACGAATGAAAAGCATAGGAGCAAAGATAAAGGAGCTTGATGAAAAGTTATCTAAGATAGAGAAAAAACTAGAGGAACATCTGCTCAGGATCCCCAATTGGCCTCATTCATCCGTGCCTATAGGCCCTGATGAGACATATAACGTGGAAATCAGAAGGTGGGGGGAACCGAAAGAGTTTGAATTCCCTCCTAAGCCCCATTGGGAGATAGGAGAGAGTCTGGGGATATTGGATTTTCAGAGGGGAGTAATGTTGGCGGAAAGCCGCTTTACTGTTTTGGTAGGTCTTGGTGCTAAGCTGGAGAGGGCCCTGATAAATTTCATGTTGGACCTGCACACCAAGGAGCACGGCTTTAAAGAGATAGAGCCTCCATTTTTGGTTAACTCGGAAACAATGCAGGGTACCGGACAATTGCCCAAGTTTGCAGATGACCTATACTCATGTGCTGGTGAAGATCTTTGGCTCATTCCAACCGCTGAAGTTCCTTTAACTAACATGCATAGAGGAGAGATCCTGAGTGAAAGCTCTCTGCCCTTATACTATACTGCTTACACACCATGTTTCCGCAGGGAGGCAGGAAGCCACGGTAGAGACGTGCGAGGTATGTTAAGGCAGCATCAGTTTGACAAAGTTGAGCTTGTCAAAATTTGCACCCCAGAAAAGAGTTATGAGGAATTGGAAAGCCTAACGCAAGCTGCAGAAAGGGTATTGCAGCTTCTTGAACTTCCCTATCGTGTAGTTTGTCTTTCCACTGGTGATATGGGCTTTGCCGCCAGCAAAACGTACGACATAGAGGTGTGGCTACCTTCGCAGGGGAAATACAGAGAAATTAGCTCCTGTAGTAATTGCGAGGACTTTCAGGCACGGCGAATGAACATGAGGTATAAGCCATCAGAGGGAGGTAAGAGCCGTTTTGTACATACTTTGAATGGTTCTGGCGTCGCAGTGGGACGCTGCCTGATAGCTATAATGGAGAACTACCAGCAAGAGGACGGAAGCTTCATTGTCCCCGAGGTTTTGAGGCCATACATGGGGGGCATAGAGCGAATAGGGTAG
- a CDS encoding diaminohydroxyphosphoribosylaminopyrimidine deaminase (PFAM: RibD C-terminal domain; Cytidine and deoxycytidylate deaminase zinc-binding region~TIGRFAM: riboflavin-specific deaminase C-terminal domain; riboflavin biosynthesis protein RibD~COGs: COG0117 Pyrimidine deaminase~InterPro IPR016192: IPR002125: IPR002734: IPR004794~KEGG: aco:Amico_1000 riboflavin biosynthesis protein RibD~PFAM: bifunctional deaminase-reductase domain protein; CMP/dCMP deaminase zinc-binding~PRIAM: Diaminohydroxyphosphoribosylaminopyrimidine deaminase., 5-amino-6-(5-phosphoribosylamino)uracil reductase~SPTR: Riboflavin biosynthesis protein RibD;~TIGRFAM: riboflavin biosynthesis protein RibD), translating to MGNKKNKYKDSYYMRMAISLASRGTGNVSPNPKVGAVIVKEDEVVGFGWHRQLGGNHAEVEALAMAQENAKGATVYVNLEPCSHYGKTPPCAPRLVEAGVSRVVISMVDPNEKVNGKGISILEQAGIQVDIGIEREASVWLNRGFIKRVKTGRPWVILKAALTADGNIAMQNGYSKWITNEFSRTSAHLLRAECDAILVGAGTVIKDNPRLDVRDAPGKSPLKVVLDSRYRVPITSKVFDRGRTIIMGSELMFKESSFASYRDRDNSTVEIMFAQSENNGKVDIERVLQLLGDLGVNYLLVEGGAEVFSSFVSRRLFDEISLFINPSFMGKGIGMTRNVNVTSLEDRIGFNVLRVSNLEGDLWIEGVSKCSQDLLRM from the coding sequence ATGGGAAACAAGAAGAACAAGTATAAAGATAGCTACTATATGAGGATGGCTATAAGTCTTGCTTCGCGGGGTACGGGTAACGTGAGCCCAAACCCCAAAGTGGGGGCAGTCATAGTTAAGGAAGACGAGGTCGTTGGTTTTGGTTGGCATAGGCAGTTGGGTGGAAACCATGCTGAAGTGGAAGCTTTGGCGATGGCGCAAGAGAATGCCAAGGGGGCTACTGTCTACGTTAACCTGGAACCTTGTAGCCACTATGGGAAAACGCCCCCATGTGCCCCTCGCCTGGTGGAAGCAGGTGTGAGTAGAGTTGTAATTTCAATGGTAGATCCCAACGAAAAAGTTAACGGTAAAGGCATAAGTATATTGGAACAAGCTGGAATCCAAGTGGATATAGGTATAGAAAGAGAAGCCTCCGTATGGCTTAACAGGGGATTTATCAAAAGGGTCAAGACCGGAAGGCCATGGGTTATTCTAAAAGCAGCCCTTACTGCTGATGGGAATATTGCCATGCAGAATGGTTACAGTAAGTGGATAACTAACGAATTTTCCCGAACGTCGGCTCACTTGTTAAGAGCTGAGTGTGACGCTATACTGGTTGGAGCAGGTACGGTCATAAAGGATAATCCTCGATTGGATGTACGTGACGCCCCTGGGAAATCTCCACTAAAGGTTGTTCTTGATTCTAGGTACAGAGTCCCCATTACTTCAAAGGTCTTTGATCGTGGCAGAACAATAATAATGGGAAGCGAACTCATGTTTAAGGAGAGTAGCTTTGCATCTTACAGGGACCGTGATAACAGCACTGTGGAGATAATGTTTGCACAATCTGAAAATAATGGTAAGGTTGACATAGAAAGGGTATTGCAGCTTCTGGGAGATCTAGGTGTCAATTACCTTTTGGTTGAGGGAGGAGCAGAGGTTTTTAGTTCCTTCGTATCTCGTAGATTATTTGATGAAATAAGTCTTTTTATCAATCCCAGCTTTATGGGTAAAGGTATAGGAATGACCCGAAATGTCAATGTAACTTCCCTGGAGGATCGTATAGGCTTTAATGTCTTGCGCGTAAGTAACTTAGAAGGTGATCTATGGATCGAGGGTGTTTCTAAATGTTCACAGGACTTATTGAGGATGTAG
- a CDS encoding glycosyl transferase, WecB/TagA/CpsF family (PFAM: Glycosyl transferase WecB/TagA/CpsF family~TIGRFAM: bacterial polymer biosynthesis proteins, WecB/TagA/CpsF family~COGs: COG1922 Teichoic acid biosynthesis protein~InterPro IPR004629~KEGG: aco:Amico_0994 glycosyl transferase, WecB/TagA/CpsF family~PFAM: glycosyl transferase WecB/TagA/CpsF~PRIAM: N-acetylglucosaminyldiphosphoundecaprenol N-acetyl-beta-D-mannosaminyltransferase~SPTR: Glycosyl transferase, WecB/TagA/CpsF family;~TIGRFAM: glycosyl transferase, WecB/TagA/CpsF family), with product MYLLFAFVILMPIGMFLVQRQIKKLLAKDQYYYIKDLLFVGVWAVAALWLKGEGLLPVVALGVLGASLGMFQKYFPSRWWVLSYFLIGFMFALLGLKIEFIRFAGREYVYFQWWMSLIVTSLWVGLYPLLIQELDRIPGLAGFLLAVTWSLMLLVTGFSGQNLGGAFQMSLLAVFILGVFWSRHGHAYRRLGEPLAAMWGILIAGTSILGVSKGVTFSTMMMLPLGLFAVPIVEKSLHFISLALDVNRESTVSLYRKFLDKGYEHATAVKLVGLISAALGMTVAAIQMRGQNDVFMLLGLITPGALLGYGWLTLRRKHKSLTSERRPKLWGIPIDNVSSDYAVSKVVNWIRLKQGGKYIVTLDALATLRARKDKIYAKCVKDADLVLPDGKGLTFALRFLGMPVQERIAGIDFVEKMCRIAAYEKVSVYFLGGAEGIAAKAAENMAKKYQGLEIAGVHHGYFDETEEPKIIEHIRESGASFLLVALGVPKQEIWMNRHREELEGIVAIGVGGSFDVLSGKLRRAPLIWQRLGLEWLFRLIQEPWRWRRVKALPLFGILVLLTKLGFDRGWYEDGN from the coding sequence GTGTACTTGCTTTTTGCTTTTGTGATTTTAATGCCCATAGGGATGTTTTTGGTCCAAAGACAAATTAAGAAATTGTTGGCCAAGGATCAGTACTATTACATTAAAGATCTACTGTTCGTGGGAGTGTGGGCTGTTGCTGCTTTGTGGCTCAAAGGTGAGGGGCTTTTGCCTGTGGTGGCCCTTGGAGTTTTGGGCGCGTCTTTGGGAATGTTCCAGAAGTACTTTCCCTCTAGATGGTGGGTTTTGTCTTACTTTTTGATAGGTTTTATGTTTGCCCTTTTAGGATTGAAGATAGAATTTATAAGGTTTGCGGGGAGGGAGTACGTTTATTTTCAGTGGTGGATGTCTTTGATCGTAACGTCTTTATGGGTAGGTTTGTACCCCCTTCTAATTCAGGAGCTGGATAGGATTCCGGGGTTGGCCGGATTTTTGCTTGCCGTGACTTGGTCTTTAATGCTTCTTGTAACGGGGTTCTCTGGCCAAAACCTAGGTGGTGCTTTTCAAATGTCTCTTCTGGCGGTCTTTATTTTGGGGGTTTTTTGGAGCAGACATGGTCATGCTTACAGGCGACTAGGGGAACCTTTGGCGGCCATGTGGGGGATTCTGATTGCCGGCACATCCATTCTAGGGGTAAGTAAAGGGGTAACTTTCTCGACCATGATGATGTTGCCGCTGGGTTTGTTCGCTGTTCCAATAGTGGAAAAATCGTTGCATTTTATAAGTCTGGCTTTAGATGTCAACAGAGAAAGCACTGTGTCTCTTTATAGGAAGTTTCTTGATAAGGGATATGAACATGCTACTGCAGTCAAGTTGGTGGGTTTGATAAGTGCGGCACTGGGAATGACGGTTGCTGCAATACAGATGCGGGGACAAAACGATGTTTTCATGTTATTGGGGCTTATAACCCCAGGTGCATTATTGGGATATGGCTGGTTGACTTTGCGGAGAAAGCATAAGAGCCTGACAAGCGAAAGGCGGCCTAAACTGTGGGGAATACCTATAGATAACGTTTCCTCTGATTACGCCGTTTCTAAGGTGGTCAATTGGATCAGGTTAAAACAAGGGGGCAAATACATAGTCACTTTAGATGCGCTGGCTACTTTGAGGGCGAGAAAAGATAAAATCTATGCAAAGTGCGTAAAGGATGCAGATTTGGTCTTGCCGGACGGGAAAGGCCTCACCTTTGCCTTACGCTTTTTGGGCATGCCAGTGCAGGAGCGCATAGCAGGCATAGATTTTGTCGAGAAAATGTGCAGGATTGCGGCGTACGAAAAGGTTTCGGTCTATTTTTTGGGCGGTGCTGAAGGTATAGCTGCAAAGGCAGCGGAAAACATGGCAAAGAAATATCAGGGGCTTGAGATAGCAGGTGTCCACCACGGATATTTTGATGAGACCGAAGAACCCAAGATAATCGAACATATAAGAGAAAGCGGCGCAAGTTTCCTTTTGGTTGCTCTTGGAGTGCCGAAGCAAGAGATCTGGATGAATAGACACAGAGAGGAGTTAGAAGGAATCGTAGCCATCGGCGTGGGTGGAAGTTTCGATGTACTTTCGGGCAAACTTAGAAGGGCGCCTCTAATATGGCAACGCTTGGGATTGGAGTGGCTTTTCCGTTTAATTCAAGAGCCATGGCGATGGCGGCGGGTGAAGGCTTTGCCTCTTTTTGGTATCCTTGTACTCCTTACAAAATTAGGCTTTGATAGAGGATGGTATGAAGATGGAAATTAA
- a CDS encoding 3,4-dihydroxy-2-butanone 4-phosphate synthase (PFAM: GTP cyclohydrolase II; 3,4-dihydroxy-2-butanone 4-phosphate synthase~TIGRFAM: GTP cyclohydrolase II; 3,4-dihydroxy-2-butanone 4-phosphate synthase~COGs: COG0108 3 4-dihydroxy-2-butanone 4-phosphate synthase~InterPro IPR016299: IPR000926: IPR000422~KEGG: tai:Taci_1008 3,4-dihydroxy-2-butanone 4-phosphate synthase~PFAM: 34-dihydroxy-2-butanone 4-phosphate synthase; GTP cyclohydrolase II~SPTR: 3,4-dihydroxy-2-butanone 4-phosphate synthase;~TIGRFAM: 3,4-dihydroxy-2-butanone 4-phosphate synthase; GTP cyclohydrolase II), translating into MADKKIFSSIEEALEDIKKGKMVIVVDDESRENEGDLVMAAQFVRAEDINFMAKHARGLICVPITEEKAKLLGLSPMVEDNSDPHGTAFTVSVDARDGTTTGISAEERALTAKLLSRPDVKPEMFRRPGHVFPLIARNGGVLKRAGHTEAAVDLARLAGCEPVGVICEIMNEDGTMARLNDLEEFSKKHGLKIISIEDLIRYRHRRDKLVEKAATVNLPTEYGIFVAHAYRSLLDSDTSSLLHIALVKGEVRGRDGVLVRVHSECLTGDVFGSLRCDCGPQLHTTMKMIEEEGCGVLLYMRQEGRGIGLLEKLKAYELQEKGLDTVEANEALGHPPDLRDYGIGAQILVDLGLHRIRLITNNPRKIVGLEGYGLEIIERVPLMVEPNEYNKRYLATKKQKLGHMLHLKDFIG; encoded by the coding sequence ATGGCTGATAAAAAAATTTTCAGTTCGATAGAAGAGGCCCTAGAAGATATAAAAAAAGGGAAAATGGTCATAGTGGTGGATGATGAGTCCAGGGAGAACGAAGGAGATTTAGTAATGGCTGCCCAGTTTGTGAGGGCAGAGGATATAAACTTTATGGCTAAACATGCGAGAGGGCTTATCTGTGTCCCAATTACTGAAGAAAAAGCCAAACTGCTTGGATTATCTCCCATGGTTGAGGACAATAGTGATCCCCATGGTACTGCGTTCACGGTGTCAGTTGACGCTAGGGATGGCACCACTACCGGAATATCTGCGGAAGAAAGAGCCTTGACGGCGAAATTGCTGTCCCGTCCAGACGTGAAACCAGAGATGTTCAGGCGGCCAGGGCATGTTTTTCCTTTGATAGCGAGAAATGGGGGAGTTTTGAAACGAGCAGGGCACACAGAAGCAGCTGTAGATTTGGCTCGCCTTGCGGGGTGTGAGCCCGTGGGGGTTATATGCGAGATAATGAACGAAGATGGTACTATGGCAAGGCTCAATGACCTTGAGGAGTTTTCCAAGAAACATGGACTGAAAATAATCTCTATAGAAGATCTTATAAGATATAGACATCGTAGGGATAAATTAGTGGAGAAAGCCGCAACGGTAAATTTGCCAACGGAATACGGGATCTTCGTTGCTCATGCGTACAGATCCTTATTGGACAGTGATACTTCATCCTTGCTTCACATAGCATTGGTGAAAGGTGAGGTGAGAGGCAGGGACGGGGTTCTGGTCAGAGTTCATTCAGAATGTCTAACAGGGGATGTTTTTGGTTCCTTGAGGTGCGATTGCGGCCCCCAGCTTCACACGACGATGAAGATGATTGAGGAGGAAGGCTGCGGAGTGCTTTTGTATATGCGACAAGAAGGCCGAGGTATAGGCCTTTTGGAAAAACTCAAAGCTTACGAGCTCCAAGAAAAAGGTCTTGATACTGTGGAGGCCAACGAGGCTTTGGGGCATCCTCCAGATTTGAGGGATTATGGCATTGGTGCCCAAATATTGGTGGACCTTGGGTTGCATAGGATTCGCCTAATAACGAATAACCCTCGGAAGATAGTTGGATTAGAGGGGTACGGATTAGAGATAATTGAGAGAGTGCCGTTGATGGTAGAACCCAATGAATACAATAAGCGCTATTTGGCGACTAAAAAGCAAAAACTTGGCCATATGTTGCATCTGAAGGATTTTATCGGCTAA
- a CDS encoding 6,7-dimethyl-8-ribityllumazine synthase (PFAM: 6,7-dimethyl-8-ribityllumazine synthase~TIGRFAM: 6,7-dimethyl-8-ribityllumazine synthase~COGs: COG0054 Riboflavin synthase beta-chain~InterPro IPR002180~KEGG: tai:Taci_1007 6,7-dimethyl-8-ribityllumazine synthase~PFAM: 67-dimethyl-8-ribityllumazine synthase~SPTR: 6,7-dimethyl-8-ribityllumazine synthase;~TIGRFAM: 6,7-dimethyl-8-ribityllumazine synthase), giving the protein MRVFQGKMVGTGLKFAIVVSRFNELISSRLLEGAKDYLLRHEVRHQDIDVVWVPGAWEIPLAAKECALMGIYDGVIALGAVIRGNTPHFDYVASEVAKGLAVTGLNQRVPVTFGVLTCDNLEQALERAGSKAGNKGVEAASAALEMANLLKKLRNEQGDDKDA; this is encoded by the coding sequence ATGCGTGTTTTTCAGGGCAAAATGGTGGGAACGGGACTGAAGTTTGCCATAGTGGTTTCTCGTTTCAATGAGCTTATATCTTCAAGGTTACTTGAAGGGGCGAAAGATTACTTATTGAGACATGAGGTTAGACATCAAGACATAGATGTGGTTTGGGTTCCTGGAGCTTGGGAGATACCCCTGGCTGCAAAAGAGTGTGCTCTTATGGGGATTTATGATGGGGTAATAGCTTTAGGGGCGGTAATTAGAGGCAATACGCCTCACTTTGACTACGTGGCTTCAGAAGTTGCCAAAGGCTTGGCTGTGACTGGTCTGAATCAAAGAGTTCCTGTAACCTTTGGTGTGCTCACGTGTGACAACTTGGAGCAAGCATTGGAGAGAGCTGGCAGTAAGGCTGGCAACAAGGGCGTGGAAGCTGCTTCGGCGGCTTTGGAAATGGCCAATTTGTTGAAAAAACTGAGAAATGAACAAGGAGATGACAAGGATGCTTGA
- a CDS encoding excinuclease ABC, C subunit (PFAM: UvrB/uvrC motif; UvrC Helix-hairpin-helix N-terminal; GIY-YIG catalytic domain~COGs: COG0322 Nuclease subunit of the excinuclease complex~InterProIPR001943: IPR000305: IPR001162: IPR004791: IPR 003583~KEGG: aco:Amico_1001 excinuclease ABC, C subunit~PFAM: excinuclease ABC C subunit domain protein; Excinuclease ABC C subunit domain protein; UvrB/UvrC protein~SMART: Excinuclease ABC C subunit domain protein; Helix-hairpin-helix DNA-binding class 1~SPTR: Excinuclease ABC subunit C;~TIGRFAM: excinuclease ABC, C subunit) has protein sequence MAIDALRNKINSMPNRPGVYLMHNSSGEVLYVGKAKSLKKRLRSYLRHSSFSSPRLRKLTKEVEDISVIRTENEAEAFIVEARLIKLYQPFYNVELKMGEKYPFIKITAEDFPRLIITRHKEDDGSMYFGPYVNVKQLRQLLRIINRYFPIRDCGKIIGDGTPIQSRPCIRYSLGQCPGPCAGLCDRREYQENVADIILLLNGQSSELVSRLRNRMDRAAKNLAFEAAARLRDAIRVIWRFSRQKTSSLFLETSSDELWKPLLRLQTVLQLRTVPWRIEGFDISHHAGKETYGACVVFEQGLPNPSLYRKFSVSQRDAPDDFRAIREVVFRRYKRLKEAQDAFPQLILIDGGKQQLRFAVEALEEAQVEGIDVVALAKKEELLYVPGRDEPLSLHRDDEGLKLLQRVRDEAHRFALAAHTAASRRRFSRSSLEDIPGVGKIIASRLIAKFGSVANIAMATPEEVAQVKGVSILMANKILEALKGAKDGKQEEQV, from the coding sequence TTGGCGATCGACGCATTGAGGAATAAAATCAACTCTATGCCCAACAGACCGGGAGTATATTTGATGCATAACTCTTCGGGTGAGGTCCTTTACGTTGGCAAGGCTAAGTCTCTCAAGAAGAGATTGCGTTCCTATCTCAGGCATAGCAGTTTTTCCTCTCCCAGGTTAAGGAAATTAACCAAAGAAGTGGAGGATATATCGGTTATAAGGACCGAAAATGAGGCAGAGGCTTTCATCGTAGAGGCAAGGCTCATAAAGCTTTACCAGCCTTTCTACAACGTGGAGCTGAAGATGGGGGAAAAGTATCCTTTCATCAAGATCACTGCGGAGGATTTTCCCAGGCTAATAATAACACGGCATAAAGAGGACGATGGCTCCATGTACTTTGGGCCCTACGTGAATGTAAAGCAACTTAGGCAGCTTTTGAGGATCATAAACAGGTACTTTCCTATCAGGGATTGCGGCAAAATCATAGGTGACGGTACTCCTATTCAATCTAGGCCTTGCATTAGATATTCTTTGGGGCAATGTCCTGGACCTTGTGCTGGTCTTTGTGACAGGAGAGAATATCAGGAAAACGTAGCTGATATAATCTTATTGTTAAATGGACAGTCGTCAGAGCTGGTATCAAGGTTGAGGAATCGCATGGATAGAGCTGCCAAGAATTTAGCCTTTGAGGCAGCAGCCAGGCTCAGAGACGCTATAAGGGTTATATGGAGGTTTTCCAGGCAGAAAACCTCGTCTTTGTTTTTAGAGACAAGTAGCGATGAGTTGTGGAAACCCCTTTTAAGGCTACAGACCGTATTGCAATTGAGGACAGTGCCTTGGAGGATAGAGGGATTTGACATTTCTCATCATGCAGGCAAGGAGACCTATGGGGCCTGTGTAGTCTTTGAACAGGGACTGCCTAATCCTTCTCTTTACCGTAAATTCAGTGTAAGCCAAAGGGATGCTCCCGATGACTTCAGAGCTATACGTGAGGTGGTTTTTCGAAGATACAAAAGACTAAAAGAAGCACAGGATGCCTTTCCTCAACTTATTCTGATAGATGGAGGGAAGCAGCAGCTTCGCTTTGCAGTTGAAGCCCTAGAGGAAGCACAGGTGGAAGGGATAGATGTTGTGGCATTGGCAAAGAAAGAGGAACTGCTGTATGTACCCGGAAGGGACGAACCGTTGTCGTTGCATCGGGATGATGAAGGGTTAAAGCTTTTGCAGAGGGTGAGAGACGAGGCTCACAGATTTGCCTTGGCTGCTCACACGGCTGCAAGTAGAAGGCGCTTCTCCAGATCTTCGTTGGAAGATATTCCGGGTGTTGGGAAAATTATAGCTTCCAGATTGATTGCCAAGTTTGGAAGCGTGGCTAACATAGCTATGGCTACTCCAGAAGAGGTAGCACAAGTTAAAGGAGTAAGCATCTTGATGGCAAACAAAATTTTAGAGGCATTAAAAGGAGCCAAGGATGGGAAACAAGAAGAACAAGTATAA